The following is a genomic window from Garra rufa chromosome 4, GarRuf1.0, whole genome shotgun sequence.
ctctGGCGAGCTGTTTAATTGTGTTGGGTCATGTAAAAAGCTGTAATTGAAATATAAATCTGAACCTTTGTTGTCCTGTTTGTGTTTTTAGATGGACGGAGACGGCAGCACCACAGATACTACTCAGTTAGGAATAACTGGAGAGTATATGACCGGAGGGACATATGTCTTACAGACCCAGGATGGTATGGAGATGACGTCACCAGAAATCATTAATCTTTGTTAGAGATATTGATGAAAATGGTTATTATGAGATTGAGAAGTctaatgtttacatacaccttgcagaattgcaaaatgttattttaccaaaataagaaggatcatacaagatgcatgttatttttttatttagtactgacctgaataagatatctcatataaaagatgtttacatatagtccacaagagaaaaacaatagttgaatttataaaagtgaccttgttcaaaagttaaactgtctgccgttcttgagaaaaatcccacaaattaagcatttttcagcttttttgttttcaacaatgactatgattttgagatccatcttttcacactgaggacaactgagggactcttatgcaactattacagaaggttcaaacactcactgatgctccagacggAAGCTGTAGATTCTTAAGGgtagtactacatgaaaaaaaaaaagaagatatttaggcaaaataagaaaaatgttcacaacGTCATTTCATTCACCctctagctcttaatgcattgtttaaatgctgaaaacccaaatcatttgtgggacctgaaggatttttcagaagaacagcatgcagtttaactgtccaggacaaataagggattcatgagcaactatcactaaacaaaaaaatgcacagatgtgaatctttcaggtaacaacacagttttaagaatcaattgtatgtaaacttttgaacaaggtcattttttttaataaattgaactattattttctcttgtggactgtatgtaaacattttatgtgaaataccttataaAGATTCATACTAAAtaaataacgtgcattttgtatgatccttcttattttgctcaaataattcacattttgtagattctgcaaggtttaagtaaacttttgacttcaactgtaagtccattgtcttttttttttttcctttgtgcAGATGATGGAGATGAAAGTTTCAATGACCATGAGGATGGCAACGGCAGCAAAGACCATTTCCGAGAGCAAGACATCTACCTTCCCATCGCAAATGTTGCCCGCATTATGAAGAATGCCATCCCACAGACTGGAAAGGTAATATCAccgaattttaaaatgttttcaggTATAAAGAActgttttgaaaatatttcattAGCTAgaaagggttgtttttgaaagcaatctattcaccttatttttcaatgtggaagtaagccgtTTTTTGTGAATGTGTGAGGCTTCCTTTTCCTTATCCACTGTTGGGAAatagtgcagtaaatggtaaaactgtttgcactacaaaccagtgtgttcataattaagctaatacattaaaataatattgtaaaacacactagtttgcaatatcaagcagcaaaacaagctgttttgtacagttcAAAATAGCTGGAAGCAAATGAGACGGAAAGCCTTGCACATTGTTTGTATAAAATCTTATGTATGAGTAACCTTGATTGCTTCTGTCAACTTTTCAATTGCAGATAGCAAAGGATGCAAAAGAGTGTGTGCAGGAGTGTGTGAGTGAGTTCATCAGCTTCATCACATCTGAGGCCAGCGAGAGATGCCATCAAGAGAAGCGCAAGACCATAAACGGAGAGGACATCCTGTTTGCTATGTCCACTCTGGGTTTTGATATGTACGTGGAGCCACTTAAACTCTACCTGCAGAAGTTCAGAGAGGTATtagtcactcactcactcaatcACATATGCAAAATGGACAATAAATTGCATCATGGTCTAAAAACACCAGTATGAAGGATTGTAGAGAACTGTCTGTTTGAGAAAGGCATTGCTTGCACTCACGAAGTAGAATTGCATGTGTCATCGTGAATATCACTTCTAGAGCACAAATTGTGGTTAGAAGTGAAGTAACATTTTTGTGTTTCCAAGGCAATGAAGGGTGAGAAAGGCATCAATCCGGTTACAGTCAACGAAGGCCTTGGAGAAGAGCTTACAGATGACAGTTTCAGTAAGTGCAAAACTCTTTCGTGCGTCTTATATAGGTCATTCTACAAAGTCAGTGTCAGAAATAtcccaaggtacacatttctagtaattgtgcagttaaaaGGGCAGTTCACTttatgaacaaaaatgtacagataatttactctcccccttgtcacccaagatgttcatgtctgtctgtcttctgtagtaaagaaattgttttttgaggaaaacaataaagtggacttctatggttcccctgagtttgaactttcaaaatgcagtttaaatgcagcttcaaagggctctaaaccatcccagccaaggaagaaggaaTTCTGTtgtatgacagttagggtatattgaaaaactaattttctcctccaacttcagaattgccctacatcgctgtttttcctttttttggtaaatattttcatatttactttgtaaacactgggttggtgctAAAGCAGTAatgtaggaagattttgaagtttgaggagaaaattcgtttttcgacataccctaactgtcatgaaccggcaagatgagcatttgaggttaaaaaggatATAAGGTTTTTTAgaagacaagacccttcttcctcggctgggaacaTTTTgagccctttgaggctgcatttaaactgcattttggaagttcaaactcaggggtaccatagaagtccactttatggagagaaatcctgaaacgtttactgtaagcttactgatattttaaatattattgtgggtttcaatagagaATAGAAGGactttagtaaacatctaagattagaatacttaaatgctatttaaatgtttttttcttttgttgttgttgtgggacagaagtttgcaccaattctgtagaatggcccatatattcttttttttagctTATTTCATGCATGTGAGTTGACACAAAAAAAGACATCTAAACTCTTTACCAAGTGCCTTGTTTGGAACATTTGATGCAGTTGAAACATACAGCACTATTCTATTGCTTGTTTATAGCTGTtagtgttttaaaatgtttcatcatgatttaatgttatgtttttaacTTGCAGCCGGTCAGTTGCCTGCAGGACTGATCACTGCAGATGGCCAACAACAGAACGTCATGGTATACACCACTTCATACCAGCAGGTTAGTATGTAAACCAACCCATGTTAgcctacatatgtgaccctgcaccacaaaaccagtcttaagtagcacggatatatttgtagcactagccaaaaatacaatgtatgggtcaaaatgattgatttttcttttatgccaaaaatcattgatattaagtaaagattatgttccatgaagatggcttgtaagtttcctaccataaatatatcaaaacttaatttttgattagtaatatgcattgcaccctcagattccagattttcaaatattccagccaaatattgccctaaggaaccatacatcaatgcaaagcttatttattcagcttttatttatatGATCAATCTCGGTTTGAAAAAATTACCCttttaactggttttgtggtccagggtgctATGTATGACTAAATATTCCTGATGACACTGAACCATTTACTGTTGTATGCTCAGTATTTATACCATCTCTCTTTTTCTGCTCCTTTAGATCCCTGGCGTTCAGCAGATACAATTCTCATGACCGAAGACTGGCCCGACTATATGTAGTAGCCTGTCCAGTGTCCAGACAGACTTATCTCTTGCCTTGAAGTTTTCAGGTCAGTGCTGGAAGACCAAGAGAGATGCCTGGTTACCAGAGCAGGAACAAAAGTGCCTGTTGCCAGGAGGCTGATTTGATCTAATGTGATGTCTTGTAATTCATTCAGTATTATATTTAGGCCAGTTTGTTTTGATTGGTCTGCTTGGTATAGGCCACACCAAATTATGTCTTTTTTTGGGGGGTTCCTTGTATTTAACAATTTTTAAAGTTTGGGATGGGGGAGTGGGAAGATAGAAAGGGCCGTATTGCCAATTAACATTCCCAGAATTAAGGGAATTCTCATTTGATATGACATTTGATCTTAATTAACCTATTGAACTGACATTGTTATGctgattctttgaataaaaaagtAATCTGTCTTTGTTTGAATGttgtttaaatgcttttaaaaaaagtcAACAATGAACATAAAAAAACAGACTAAAAAGAACATATGTATGCATGTTTCCAACGGAATTTTATTGCAATAATTAGTCTACACCACAACTCTTAAGCATAGTATATgccaaaaaatgttttatatttgacCGAAatgttgtggaaccaaaaaaaaaagttacaaaataaAATTCCAAGATGATCAAATTATTTTGTGATCAAGAACTGGTTGTGGTGCATCACATTCCTGACAAACAGATGTGTTTTAAGAGCACAATTACTCTTTGTAGTTCTCTaggttagtgacatgctaatggAACATAACACTGATATAATCTCTAATGTACAACTGCATAAGCAATTCTACAAATGGGATATTAAATCCCCCCCAGGAGACGGATTATGCTAATTGCACAGGGTAAATGTTATGTTTAAGCCAAATTGCTGAATTTACGCTTTTATTGCAAAATGTAGGTTTAATATGTCCTAGTAACCGTTTTTGTAATCGAAACAAATCTATATAATTTTCTGAATTGTTCTATATCTGTTTAAATGGTACTGTAATTCTCCTCCAGTTATGCTATAAAAGTCAGTAAGAGTAAGAACTGAAAGGATAAcggcttaaataaaaaaaataaagggagCTCTGGTGGTTATAGCTCTTCATGTTAAAACTACTGGCAATTATGCAGTTCCTAAAAATACAGGAGCTTATTTTAAGAAACGTACATGCAGTTTAAGATATGGGGAAGTAACTTACTTTCCACAAAAGGAAAAAATTTTGCTCACAAAAAACAGTAATAGGGATTtggcgattaaaaaaaaaagctagctGTAGTTATAACAgtctataataaaaataaatgtatgaacTCATTAAAAAAGTGTTAAATGTACATTTCACAGTGATAATGACCTTTTTGACTGATAGTGGTAAATCTAAAACTTACAGTATAAACGATAACGTGATATCAAAATGTAGAAAAACACAGTGGACTGAGATCAGTCATCGAAGGGGTTAAATTAAAATGGCAAGGCTTTGTGGAAAAATGAAGAGTGTGCAATGCAGTCCTGAAGTATTAGAGCTTCGGCAGTCAGTGCAGCAGACTCCGACCCATCAGGGGTGAGAGTTCATCTGCAGGTGGTGTCAGGCTCTGCTGCTGGAGGACTGGAGTCTGCCTGCGACACTGACGATTTCAGCTTACTCGTGTCTGTAGGACGACAAATAAAGCAGTTAGGACCAGACTGTATATTGCATTTGAAAATATTGCAGCatacattaaaggaatagtttacttccagaatacaattttttttctgataatttactcatccccatgtcatccaagatgttcatgtctgtctatcttcagttttttctccatattggAGCCAATGTTGAAGGTTAATTGCATtttcaatgaagcttcaaagcgctctaaatgatcccagctgaggaataagagtcttatctaagaaaaatgcaaatgctcatcttgcactagcattacatagtcacgttggaaaagtcacgttcggttagttcttcgtctgtgttttTGTGGTTAAAAGTTTTTAATAGTATATTAAGTATACTAGTTAATTTTTagtagaaaatgacagatcgtttcactagataagacccttattccttggctgggaacgtgtagagccctttaaagctgcacttaaactgcaatttggaccttcaacctgttgggtcccattgaaatccactatatggagaaaaatcctggattattttcctcaaaaactttaatttttatttttcgactgaagaaagaaagacatgaacatcttgaatgacaaaaatgtaaattatcaggacatttatattctggaagtgaactaatcctttacccccggtttcacagacaaggcttaagcctagtccaagactaaaatgtaagtctgagctgtttcaactgaaacaaaattgcactgattgatcttaaaatatatcagtgcctttgttttgtctcaagatgcacacctgtaatgtttttttttccaagcatgtttaaaaaaaatgacttaaatgtcctaattgaactatggcctaatcctggcttagtctaagccctgtctgtgaaaccgggcctaaatgTTCAGAAGAAAggaattaaagaaattaatatatttatttaacatgaAATTTATCCAAAGGGACAGTAAAGATGTTGTATCGTATGttgtaaaagattaaataaaataaaccattattttaaattataataatatttcacaatattatttactgtatttttggtcaaatactTGGCCAACATTAACATCATCAGCAATGCCATAATAAAGGTAAGTTGGCTTTTAAATAATTCTTTAATTATTAAAGTTATGTTTGGCGTGTTTAGAGTTTAAATGACATAATTGCCGTTTTTCTGCAAGCaaccctgaaaaaatatcactttGCAAATGTGATCATGGATAACAAAACCAGAAATAAGGGTAAAtcttttgaaattaagatttatagatcatctgaaagctgaataaataagctttctattgatgtatggtttgttaggacaatatttggctgagatacaactatttgaaaatctgcaatctgagggcaccaaaaaatatatatatatttatttaaaaaattgcctttgaagttgtccaaatgaagttcttagcaatgcatattactaatcaaaacttaagttttgatatatttacggtaggaaatttacaaaatttcttcATAGAACATTAGAAcataattaatatcctaatgatttttgctatACAAgacaaatttatcattttgacccatacaatgtatttgtggctattgctacaaacatacccgtgctacttaagactggttttgtggcccacaGTCACAAATGTGTTTCACAGCTGTCGCATAAAAACCAAAGGCTATTTGAATATGAGACATTCAGTACAGGACAGGACCAGGAACATCAACACAGGGAAAAATGAAGATGCACTCATAAATCAAAGCTTTAGAAGTTCTTGCACACCTTGCAGCCAGCGGATCTGAGTAGCTGGACCGTATCCCTGCTCGTTCTTGGCAGCGATTCGGAAGACGACAGCAGGCCGTGCCGAGCAGTCGATGTGCGCGTTGCTCAGCTGGCTTTCACTGACTGTGCATGAGGTCTTGGTACCACGGTAGATTCGGATGAAGGCCAGCTCACCAGGTCGCTCCACACTATTCCCTCGACTCTTCCTGACAGCCAAGTACATGGAATACTCTGTGATCTTCCCAGATGGAGAGGTGGGAGGCTCCCAGGTGATATGCACTGAATCTTTATCCTGAAATCATGACATAGCATCTAAACATCTTTGTTCGCGAAATGTTTTTGATCACTGAGAAAACTGATTGTACCTTGTTGATTTTCACTGCAGAGGGTGCTCCAGGAAACCCAGGCTGGCAGGTTTTAAACTCACTGAGGGGACTGAAGTCGCCCAGGCCACGGGTGTTCAGTCCGGCCACCCTGAATTTATACGTGACTCCTGATGCCAATTCCTGCTTCTCACGATCCTTAAAACAGTGAAGACCTGGCAACGTCCACTGTCGGACAGAAGCGGTAATGTAAAACAAACTGACACGACTGGAAACTCTTACAATTAGGTGTGGGAGGACCAAACCAGTACAACAGACAAACCTCACTCTCGGATGAGTTTCGACCAGACAGGGTTGTTGCCATGTCACCATCCTCAGAAGGCAGGAAGTAGTGTGTAACCTCACAATACAGTGTTTTAAACACACCAACATCAAACCACACAGAGCCCTCAGACTGTAAGAACAGCGGGAAAAATGTGACAGTGTATTTATAAGAGGTTTACAGCCATATACAGAAAAACACTGTAACATACTACCTGTTGGGATGGTTTTGGAGAAATGTCTTGTTCTGTGAATGAGAATATAAACGGTAAGAATGGAAAACTATAGTAGCAGTTGATCCAATTTCAACAGGAAGTGTGTGGTCTTACCTTTCTGGCACTGAGATGTGCTATTCAGCTTACCAGTCTTATTCACGTCTGACGTCACGGAAACACCTTCTTGATCTTTGATTATGCACATTAAAAATACATCATTAGGTctatatatgtgatcctggaccacaaaaccagtgataagtagctcgggtatatttgtagcaattgacaaatatacactgtatgggtcaaaatgatacatttttcttttatgccaaaaatcattaggatattaagtaatgatcatgttccatgaagatattttgtacatttcctacagtaaatatatcaaatcttaatttttaattagtaatatgcattgctacgaacttcattttgacaactttaaaggtgattttctcaatatttagattttattgcacactcagattgcagattttcaaatagttgtatctcgaccaaatattgtcctatcctaacaaaccatacatcaatggaaagcttatttatttggcttgagatgatgtatgaatctcaatttaaaaacaattgacccttatgactggttttgtggtccagggtcacaaatgcgaATGAACCTCTATGTATCACAGAAAGACCAAAAGTAAGAATGCaagacttaaagggatggttcggagtagaattgacttcattgctatgcacaaacatttatggagatagagtttttcgaatcggctaaaacgtgtttttaaaacactcatggtggacttacaaatgtgctgatgcagcattttgtgagtacataacctatttacactactgcacaagtttggtaagattacttgcacatttagtggtgcaatttacgagatacatcacatgtaccattcactcctgtaacaagcaattcgaaaaactctaaaaaactaatatctccataaatgtttgactaaggtaaaaaaaactttggatggggtatttacaggggcttcggagtgcatagcaatgaagtcaattctactccgaaccatccctttaaaataaACATGCATATTAGAATAGACATGAGAATCAGAGTTTGCTTCGCTGCCTTTGTCACCTTTTGGTTGGACATCTTTCCCGTCCTCACCCGGTTCTTTTGGCCTCAAAATGCATTCCTGAAATTAGAAAGGTCCTCtgagattaaaaaatataatgtatAGGTATATTAAAAGTAAAATCTTATATAAAATCCAGTAAAATGCAGAAATCTGACCTGTGATGAagattctctctctcttttaactTTGATATCAGCACCTGGCTGGGAGTCTAGAcagaatattaatataaataaaatatattaaattataaatatacacaggCTTCATACACTTTTttcctaaattaaattaaaattaaattctaaTTTGTATAACATATAATAAGAAATGTTGTTTTATGCAGCATGATTTACTCTTATTTTTGTAAGTGTAAAATCTTTGTATTTTTCAGAAATCCCAATTTATCCCAAATCCAAGTTCTTGCAGTATTGACAAGATCTTATCTACTGTATGTCAATCTTGTATGTCAACCAGCTATTTattattaaaaggatagttcacccaaaaatgaaaattctgacgtttactcaccctcatgtctttccaaacccgtaagactttcgttcatcttcgaaacacaaattaagatatttttgatgaaatccgagaactttctgaacctgcatagacagcaatgcaactgacatgttcaaggcccagaaaggtagtaaggacatcatttcatccaaaatatattaatttgtgttccgaagatgaacgaaagtcttgtgtgtttggaacaacatgagggtgagtaattaatgacagaattttaatttctgggtgaactatccctttgactTCACACATTTATATCAGATTAATTTGCAAAACAGCATCACTGAATACCAAATGTTTAAGTTGTAATACCTTTTTGTACAGATTCCTTTCTGTCAGTGTCTTGTGGCGGAGTTGGTGTGGACTTTGGATCACCGGAAGCAGATTGAGATGTGATCGGCTGCAGTTGTAGCAAATAGCATTCAGCTGCAGGTAGGGGCCGCCAGGCAACATGCAGCATTTTAATTGTGGACTTAACAAGGAACACAGCACCAGGAGTGGAAGGCCTCTCTACACACAACAAATAACACCTTGTTGATTTAAATATTCAGATGTAAGCGTTGATTTAATGACCGTTGTCCTTTGTCGCTTACCTGTTTCCAGGTACCACAGATCTTTGCAGCACACCTGGTAGTTATTGTACTTTTTGTATCCATCTCGCCCACTCCAGACATACAAACGAGTGCCGACGGTTACTGCGCAGTGTCCAGCTCGTGCTTTGGGCCATTGTGCATTACCCTCTTCCTGTTCATCCAACTGTTCATCTGAAGTCAATCCCTGCTGGCGTTCCTCCGGTGTCAAGTCATGCCATGTCATTGTGTCTACAGTAAGCAAATTGCACCAAGAGAAAACACGTCACGTTGTTAAAGCAGTTCTAAGATTATCTAGTTGCAGGAAAGATGTAAGATTCTTGATCATACCAAGGTTTAGCATGGAAAGAGAGTCAGTGCAGACCCACTTGACTCCATCAGTAGAGAGAGCATCCTCTGCCTCTCCAACAGGAACCCAGCCTCCAAACACATATAACCTACAACGAGAAGATAAAGAAGAAGAGACAGTGAGGAAAAATGAAGACTGTGGGAGGTAAGACAATATACAGGACTTCGGAGTAACCGTTCTGACTGTAGAACCATCACTGAACATCTTGACTTTGTTGAAAAGTGAATTTGAGAGAGGAAATGGACAATAGAGCTGTTCGGTCATGATGGCAATATCTAGGCAAACCCAAGAGGCTAATTCACCTCTAATGGATTTCTGATGGGTTTTTAGAATGGCAGTTTTGTTAACGTTACTTGAAGAGCCTTTCACATTTTGCTCTACAATATAAATTACACTCAATCATTTCTCAAGTGGGAATTTTGAAAGCATTATGACATGACGCCCTGCATCATATTTGCTGGATGAAATCCAGTACTTGTTTCTTACTAAAGTGGTGCTGATTTCAATAATAGTGCCTGTTTTTTTACTAGAATGTCACACTTCATCACCAAATATGCTTTTTATGTagcattttttttgcttttgacAACAATTTGTATGGTGAAGAAGTCTTGTATTATCCCTTCATTAGCAGAGGAACTGCCACAAACACATGATTCCTGTTTTCCACTAAGCCAGGTTATAATTGTTATTTAAATTCTTACCTGATTTtcacatgttcaaaagtttacatacactcgattcttaatactgtgctaatacctgaatgatccacagctttttttagtgatagttcatgagtctcttgtttgtcctgaacagttaaactgcccactgttcatcagagaaatccttcaggtcccacaaatttttttttttttttttcagcatttttcattggttttttcagcattgtgttttcgaaccctttccaacaatgactgtatgatttggagattcatcttttcatactgagggactcatatgcaactattacacaaggttcaaacactcactgatgctctaggaggaaaaactatgcattaagagcagggggtgaaaacttttgaagggaatgagaatgtgtacatttttcttattttgcctaaatatctttttttttttttttcatttagtactgcccttcagaagctacagaagatacttacatgtttcccagaaaactaaataattacaaatttacatgagcttcaaaaagttttcacccctggcccttaatgcatggcttttccttctggagcatgagtgagcatttgaaccttctgtaatagttg
Proteins encoded in this region:
- the hcfc2 gene encoding host cell factor 2 codes for the protein MINKGPIWKRVRSYAGPVPRARHGHRAVAIRELVVVFGGGNEGIATNLHVYNSVTRQWFLPAVRGDIPPGCAAHGFVCEGTRILVFGGMVEFGQYTNSLYELQASRWLWKKLKPRPPRNASLPCPRIGHSFILHANKCYLFGGMANDSEDPNGNVPRYLDDFYELELQVQSGVKGWNIPETKGGGPSARESHSSVVYCGKGGSAPKLYIFGGMCGHRLNDLWQLDIETMTWSLPLIRGQLPLPRSLHTSNVIGNRLYVFGGWVPVGEAEDALSTDGVKWVCTDSLSMLNLDTMTWHDLTPEERQQGLTSDEQLDEQEEGNAQWPKARAGHCAVTVGTRLYVWSGRDGYKKYNNYQVCCKDLWYLETERPSTPGAVFLVKSTIKMLHVAWRPLPAAECYLLQLQPITSQSASGDPKSTPTPPQDTDRKESVQKDSQPGADIKVKRERESSSQECILRPKEPGEDGKDVQPKDQEGVSVTSDVNKTGKLNSTSQCQKEQDISPKPSQQSEGSVWFDVGVFKTLYCEVTHYFLPSEDGDMATTLSGRNSSESEWTLPGLHCFKDREKQELASGVTYKFRVAGLNTRGLGDFSPLSEFKTCQPGFPGAPSAVKINKDKDSVHITWEPPTSPSGKITEYSMYLAVRKSRGNSVERPGELAFIRIYRGTKTSCTVSESQLSNAHIDCSARPAVVFRIAAKNEQGYGPATQIRWLQDTSKLKSSVSQADSSPPAAEPDTTCR
- the nfyba gene encoding nuclear transcription factor Y, beta a → MDGDGSTTDTTQLGITGEYMTGGTYVLQTQDDDGDESFNDHEDGNGSKDHFREQDIYLPIANVARIMKNAIPQTGKIAKDAKECVQECVSEFISFITSEASERCHQEKRKTINGEDILFAMSTLGFDMYVEPLKLYLQKFREAMKGEKGINPVTVNEGLGEELTDDSFTGQLPAGLITADGQQQNVMVYTTSYQQIPGVQQIQFS